TTGCATCCGCAGGAACAGGCCAAGCTGACGGCAGGCGCCGGACGTACCGGCCCGGTCCGCGCTCGCGCCATTGCATTGTCAGCCATCCGCGAAACTTACGAGGAGGCCGGGCTGCTGATCGGCCGCAAGGGCGCGCTCACCACCGGCAAGCGCGACTGGCAGGGTTTCGTCGAGCACGGCGTGCAGCCCTCCCTGGAGGCCGTGCGCTTCATTGCTCGCGCCATTACGCCGCCCGGCCGCGTGCGCCGCTTCGACACACGTTTCCTGGCGGCATGGCGCGACGACGTCGCCGTTGCGCTGCCGGATGGCGGGCCGACCAACGAACTCGAAGAGCTGGTCTGGCTGCCGGTCGGCGAGGCCAAACAAGCAGACATTCCGACGATCACCCGAACTATCCTGGAAGAACTCGAGAAGCGCCTTCGCGACGATCCGCTGTTGCGGCCCGGCGGCGCGGTGCCGTTCTACAGGATGCTCCACAACCGCTTCGTGCGCGAAGTACTTTAACACGAAAATCTTCCAGCTATCGGACATCGCATGACGGTCGAAACCAAGTCGCAGGACGAGGAGAGCGTACACTGGCTGCCGATGATCGCGGCCATTTCCTCGATCAGCGTGGTCGGCATCGCCATCGGCCTCGGCATGCCGCTGCTCAGCGTCATCCTGGAATCACGCGGTCATTCGGCGTCGATGATCGGCCTCAATACCGCCGTGGCCGGCCTCGCCTCGATCGCAGGCGCACCGCTGGCGACACCGATCGCCACGCGCCTCGGCGTCGCCTGGACCATGCTGATTATGATCGCCGCCGGCGCGCTCGCCTTTGTCGGCTTCCATTTCGCGACCGCGTTCTGGATGTGGTTTCCGTTGCGCGTGGTGCTGCATATCGCGCTGACGGTCCTGTTCATCCTGTCCGAATTCTGGATCAGCACTTCGGCGCCGCCGAAGCGGCGCGGTCTGGTGCTGGGTATCTATGCCACTGTGCTGTCGCTGGGTTTCGCCGCCGGGCCCTGGCTGTTCTCGCGAATCGGCAGTTCCGGTTTCCTGCCCTTCGGCGTCATCGTCGTACTGGTGATGATTGCCGCGATACCGGTCCTGGCAGCCCGCAAGGAAAGCCCGCCCATCCGCGCCGAAGGCGAGGAGACCAGTGGCTTCCTGCAATATATCTGGCTTGTTCCCACGGCCACCGCGGCCGTCCTGGTGTTCGGCGCCGTGGAAACCGGCGGTTTCGCGCTGTTCCCGGTCTATGGCAACCGTATCGGCTATTCCGAGGCGGATGCAGCACTTCTGCTGACCATGATCGGCCTCGGTAACGTGCTCTTGCAGATACCGCTTGGCATGATCAGCGACCGGGTCGGCGACCGCCGCTACCTGTTGTTGATCTGCGCCGCCGTCGGGCTGCTCGGCACACTGGTGATGCCGCATCTTGCGCAGAACTGGTACCTGATGGCGGCCCTGCTGTTCGTGTGGGGCGGCGTCGTCGCCGCGCTCTACACGGTCGGCCTTGCCCATCTCGGCTCGCAGCTTTCAGGACATGAACTGGCATCCGCCAACGCCGCCTTCGTGCTTTGCTACGGTGTCGGCATGGTGCTGGGGCCACAGGCGATCGGCATCGGCATGGACGCTTTCGGCCCGTCCGGCTTCGGCGGCGCGCTGTCGCTGTTCTTCGCCGCCTATATGGTGCTGGCGATCGGGAGGCTCGCGTTCAGGCGGGGACCCGGCTAGAGCCGTCAGGGCAACGGACGCGCCTTCAGCCACAGAAACAGCGGCATGCGGACCCAGTTCTGCAGCCCCGCCCATTGCGAGCCGGTGTCTGGAACAGGCTCCCGCAGCGCGGTGATGGCAAGACCTGCCTCCTCCAGCGCGGCCATGTAGTTCTGCAGAGGCTGCGACCAGCCGGCGAAGCGCATGCGCAGTCCGTCGCGTTCTTCCGCGCCCTCGAAATGCTCGCGGCCGAAATAGGTGCCGTCAACCACGAAAGGCATGCCCGGCCGTTCGCGATCGAACCGGCCGCGATCGGCGAAGGGATGCACGATGGAGACGAACAGCGTGCCGGATGGGCGGAGCACGCGCCGCATTTCCGTCACCGCGGCCGGAACATCCTCGACATCCATGAGCACATTATAGGCCATGACGAGATCGAAGCTGGCGGCTTCGAACGGCAAGGCGTTTGCGGGGGCAACTTCGTAGCGATCAGCCGAATCGGCGCCCCGGGCAGCGGCAACGAACGCCGCCACCGGGTCCGTCGCGGTTACGCGATGGCCGCATTCCTTGAGGAGCCTGGAGACCCGGCCTTCGCCGCAACCGACTTCCAGCGCTTCGCCCGTGCCCTGCCCGACAAATTCGCGCAAGGCGGGCCGGTAGGCCCAGAAGGCATCGTGGTTGGGCGCACGAGCCCATTCGATCCACTCGGCAGCGACTTCGGACCAATGGTCGTGATCTTTCCTGCTCATCCGAGGCTCCATGCTGGTGGGGTCTGAGGCGATCAGCCGTGATTGCTCAGTCGCGCTCCTCGCACAACCAACCAAATCGGCCTCAAGGATGTTCCAGAAGCGGGAATCGCTCCGGTGACGGTCGCTTCCCGTCGTGAGAAACGGCCCGGCAGTCGTCAGTCGCCGGGCTTTCTCTTGCCCGTCAGCAGCGCGTAGACGGCCATGGAGTGCCCGTGGCCGAGGTCATAGTCGGCCTTCAGCCATTCGATGATCTGGCCGGCCTTGACGCTCGCTTTAAGTTTTCCACCTTCCGAGAAGCCTTTCGCGTCGGCGAGGCGCATCAAATCCTCCGGCCCCTGACCGGTCTTGTTCTTGATCGTGTCGAGATAGGCCTGGAACGACATGGACTTCCCCTCTCAAAGCTGTGAAGGCGGCACTATGGGATTGTCGAACAATTCGGACAATGGTTAGCTTCCGGCCATCAACAAGGCAGTCGACCAGCCCGTTATTACCCCGCCACTGACCGGCAAGGGTTGTGTTCCAGCCAAATTCCTGTATAGACGCGCGCAATCTGCCGGTCCCAGCTGGGGGCTGAACGGAGGGCCGGAGGTTTCTTCAAGGAACCGCCGCGTGAAGCGAAAACGCTTCCGCCTCCCGTGTCTCCGCTCTCGACCGTCTCGTCATGCTCCTTTCTTCTCCGCGTTTGCGGGTTAAGAGAAGTTGCAGAGGCTTTAGCCGCCGGGAACCGGGAGAGAAACGAAGAAAGGCAAAAGCACTATGGCTCTTTACGAACATGTGTTCCTTGCCCGGCAGGATCTGTCGCAGCAGCAGGTCGATGAGCTCGTTGAACGTTTCAAGGGCGTCATCACCGCAGGCGGCGGCTCGATTGGCCGGGTCGAGAACTGGGGACTGAAGTCCCTCACCTACCGGGTCAAGAAGAACCGGAAGGCATACTACACGCTGATGGACCTGACCTGCCCGCCGGCAGCGCTCAACGAGATGGAGCGCCAGATGGGTCTGTCGGAAGACGTCCTGCGCTTCCTGACCATCAAGGTCGAGAAGCACGAGGAAGGCGTCTCGGCAATGATGCAGAAGCGCGAAGAGCGCCCTGAGCGCGGTGGCTTCGGCGACCGTGACCGCGGCGATCGTGGCCCGCGCTCGTTCGGCGACCGGGATCGCGGCGACCGTGGTCCGCGCTCGTTCGGCGACCGCGAAGACCGCGGCCCGCGCCCGCAGCGCAGCTTTGAAGGGGGTGCAGAATAATGGTCGACATCAACCAGATCCCGACCCGGCGCCCGTTCCATCGCCGCCGCAAGACCTGCCCGTTCTCCGGCGCCAACGCCCCGAAGATCGACTACAAGGACGTGCGTCTCCTGCAGCGCTACATTTCCGAGCGTGGCAAGATCGTTCCGTCGCGCATCACCGCCGTCAGCCAGAAGAAGCAGCGTGAACTCGCCCAGGCGATCAAGCGCGCCCGCTTCCTCGGCCTGCTGCCCTACGTGGTCCGCTAAGCGCCTTTCCCCGCGGGCGGTTGCCGCCTGCGGGGTTTTCCCGGCCGTGATGGGCACGACCGGTGAATCTAAAATCCCGAGTTGGGTCTTTTGACCCTAACTGCCTCGACAGGCAGGACAGCGAAACCGGCGCCAGGCGCCCTTCACTTCCTGACTGTCTCCCGAACAGCGCCCGCTATGGCGCATATGGAGAAAACTATGGAAGTCATCCTTCTCGAACGCATTTCCCGCCTCGGCCAGATGGGCGACACCGTCAAGGTCAAGGACGGCTTCGCCCGCAACTTCCTTTTGCCGAAGGGCAAGGCGCTGCGCGCCAACGAAGCCAACAAGAAGAAGTTCGAAGGCCAGCGCGCCCAGCTCGAAGCTCGCAACCTCGAGCGCAAGGCCGAAGCCCAGCAGGTCGCCGACAAGCTCGACGGCAAGAGCTTCATCATCGTCCGCTCGGCTGGCGAAACCGGTCAGCTCTACGGCTCGGTCTCGACCCGTGACATCGCCGATCTCCTGACCGCGGAAGGCTTCACCGTCGCCCGCAACCAGATCGAGCTCAACCACCCGATCAAGACGATCGGCCTCACCAATGTGGCGATCGCGCTGCATCCGGAAGTCGAAGTCACCGTCACGCTCAACATCGCCCGCACGTCGGAAGAAGCCGAGCGTCAGGCCAAGGGTGAGATGCTGACCACCGCCGAAGCCATCTATGGCGACGACATCAACGAGAATGCCCGTCCGGACAGCTTCTTCGACCCGAACGCCGAGTTCGAGGGCGAAGAGGAAGCCTGATCCTTTCGGGATCTGTCACAAATCTGGCCTTGCAGCTGGATCAAGAAACCGGGCCTCGCGCCCGGTTTTTTTATGCCAACGGAACTTTTTGGCGCGCTCGCCTTTTTTGAAGGATTGGACAGCACGGCTGTCACTATCGTTCTTTGAGGGTTCGTCATGAATGTTTTCCTGGAACGCATTGCCCAACGCATCGTGCGCAGAGGCAACCTGGCCATCACCGGGCCAAACGGAGGGACCCGCACCTTCGGGGACGGAACCGGCCCGAAAGTGCATATGGTGATCCACACCCGCCGCGCCGAGCGCGCCATCACGCTGCATCCCTCGCTGGCCATTCCGGAGGCTTTCATGGAGGAGGAACTCGACTTCGTCGAAGGCGACGTGCTGTCCTTCCTCCAGCTCGTCTATCAGAACACCGGACTTTCGTGGGCGGAATCGACCTGGGGCAAGTTGCTCAACTCGGCGCGGCTGACGATCCGCCCTCTGCAGCAATTGAACAACGCCTACCGGTCACGGAAGAATGTGGCGCACCACTACGACCTCTCCGGCGACCTCTACAAACTCTTCCTCGACAAGGACATGCAGTATTCCTGCGCCTATTTCGAACGACCGGACATGACGCTCGAAGAGGCGCAACTCGCCAAGAAACGGCACATCGCCGCCAAGCTGAAAGTGCGGCCGGAGCAGACCGTGCTGGATATCGGCTCGGGCTGGGGCGGTCTTGGTCTCTATATCGCCGAGGCTTTCGGAGCCGATGTGCTGGGCGTGACGTTGTCGACCGAGCAGCACCAGGTGTCGACCGACCGTGCCCATGCCGAGGGCATGGACCGGCAGGTCCATTTCGAGTTGCGCGACTATCGCGACCTATCCGAACGCTTCGACCGCATCGTTTCGGTCGGCATGTTCGAACATGTCGGCATCAATCACTACAAAACCTTCTTCGACAAAAGCGCCAAGCTCTTGAAACCGGACGGCGTGATGCTCTTGCACACGATCGGTCGAACCGGACCGGCTACCACCACCAATGCCTTCATCCGCAAGCATATTTTCCCCGGCGGATATATTCCGGCCTTGTCGGAGATGATGCCACATATCGAGCGCTCGGGCCTGGCGGTGACGGATGTCGAGATCCTGCGACTGCACTATGCCGACACGCTCAAGCACTGGCGCGAGCGCTTCCTGGCCAATCGCGACAAGGTCAAGGCGATCTATGACGAACGCTTCTGCCGCATGTGGGAATTCTACCTCTCCGGTTCGGAAGCGTCGTTCCGCTGGCAGGACCTCGTTGTGTTCCAGATCCAGCTCACGCACAAGAACGACGTGCTTCCGGTGACGCGCGACTATATCGGCAAATGCGAAAAGGCGCTCGAAGTGCGGGATGCGCCGCAAAAGCCGCTCTTCGCCAAGCCGGCAAGGCGCCGGAGGGTGAAAGAGTGAGGAAGAAGACCAACAGCGGCGCGGCTAGCGCCGCTTGTTGAGAACAAAGCTAGACGCCTCGTCAATGGTTTCGTAAACCGGAGCTGATATCGCGAGCCTGGGGTTTGAGGCTGCGCCATGCTCGACAAAATCCCCGGGCCGACCGGGTCGCTCCCACTTGTGACGATAGCCGAGGCCCGCACCGTCGCCGCCTCGGACGGAGCCATGTCGACATTGCTCGGCTGGGTCGAGTCCTACCTCATGCGCGATCACCCCGACCTTGGGCGAACTGGAGCGGTCTGCCCGTTCACCCGGCAGGCGGCGAAGATCGACACGGTCAGGCTGGCGATCTCGAGCGCCGACGCCGCCAATGAAGAAGAGGCCTTCGCGCTGATCCGCAGGGCCTTCAGCGAGCTTGAGAAAATCCCCTGCAAAGCCGGGATGAAGCATTTTCGCACCGTGATCGTCGGCTTTCCGAATTGCAGCGATGACGAAGGCGTCGCCATGCTGCAACGTGTGCAGGCAAGGCATAAGTTTTATTCGCTGAGCCGCTTTCGCATGATCGGCTTCATGCATGCAGGCAACGAGGCGCCTGGATTGTGGAACCCCGCGTTCCGGCCATTGCGCGCGCCGCTGCCCGTGCTCGCCATCCGCCATCTGGTCGAACAGGATGCCCCGTTTGCCGCACGGCACCCGCTGCTTCTTGCACCGTTCCTGATAAAATTCCGCTTCGACGGCGCAAAACGTATCCTGGCCTACTGGCGGGCACAAAAGACGTGACCCGGACCACGTCGAAATCAAAGCAAAAAGGCGTCGAAGGATCAGACCTCGATCTTCGAGTGGTCGACACGGTCGAAGGTTTTCAGTCGCTCCAAGACGACTGGAACGCGCTTGCCCAGCGCTCCGCGGCTCCGCACCAGCTGTTCCAGGATTTCGGCTTCCTCCGCCATTGGGTGAGCCACTATCTCGGCGCCCGGCACCGCCTGCAGATCATCGTGGCGTATCGCGGCACGAACATCGTCGCGATCCTGCCTTTGGTGCGCCAACGCTGGCTCGGGCTGGACACGTTGCGCTTCATGGGCATTCCGGTCGCACGGTTCAGCGACCTTTTGATCGACGCGGACGCTGGAGAACCCGTTGTTCAGGCGCTACGAGCCAAGATCGGCGCTCTGCGCGCCGACATCATCGATGCGCCGCTCGTGCGTCAGGATTCGGCGTTCGTCCGCGTCGGGTTCGATCAGGACGCCGCGGTTCTATCCCGGCTTGATGCTCCCTTTTGCGTGCTGGCCGACCGCATAGGCGACGACGGCCCCGGCCCCGCCTATTCGGCCAAGATCCGCTCGAACTATCGCCGCAGGGTGCGCAATCTGGCGGGACCGGGCGAATTGCTGATGCGCCAATATCAGGCGGGGCCGGAGGCTGCCGGGCTGGCCCATGCGGCAGTTGTCATGAAGAAAGCTTGGCTGGAACGCGAAAAGATCGGCGCACCCACCCTTTTCGATCCCCGTTTCGAAGCTTTTTTCGCTAGAATGGCCGGCGATCAAGAGGCACTGGCGTCCATCAACGTCTCGACGCTTGAACGGGACGAGCGGCCCATCGGGATCGACCTGTCGTTCGACCACAAGGGCCATTGCTTCGGCCATGTCATAGCCACCGACGCCTGCGCGGAAAAGGACGGGGCCGGCAGTGTGCTGGTGCATCACGTGTTTGCCACCGCCAAAGCACGCGGAAATACCGTCTTCGAGCTGCTGACTCCCGCCAGCGAGCACAAGATGCGTCACGCCGACGGCGTGACCAAGGTGCGCGACCTCGTCATTCCGCTGAGCGTCAAGGGGCGGATCGCCTGCCAGGCCCTGCTGGTGCACGGACTGCCGGCGGCGAAGTCGCTGCTGCGGCGTTTTCCGGCAAGCCTGACCCGTGCCATTGCCTCGCGGACAGGCTATTAGACCTGATGGGTATTGTTCTTTTCGTCGCGGCGGCGGTCGCTGAAATCGCCGGTTGCTTTTCGTTCTGGGCCTGGTGGCGGCTGGAAAAATCGCCACTTTGGCTTGTTCCCGGCGTCATCTCGCTGATGGCTTTCGCCTGGCTGCTGGCGCTTGCCCCCACCGATGCCGCGGGACGTGCCTATGCCGCCTATGGCGGCATCTATATCGCGGCCTCGCTGCTGTGGCTGTGGCTGGTCGAAGGCGTGCGTCCCGACCGCTGGGATATCGTGGGAGCAGCAATCTGTATCGCCGGCGCGTCGCTGATCCTGCTTGCGCCAAGGAGTGCATAGAAGTGGAGTTGCCGGCGCAGTTAAAACAGGCGGTCGAGAGGCTGCTGGATGGGTTGCCGCTCAACACGCTGAAACAGGCTTCCAGAACGCTGTCCGACCGCTATCGGGCTGAGGTTCGCGACGGACGCCTGCATATGGGCGACGACATTGCCGCCAAGGCCTACCTCGCCACGCGCCTACCCGCCACCTATGCCGCCGTTCGGGCAAGTCTCGAGGCAACCAGCGAGGCGCTGCCTAATCTCGCGCCCAGAACATTGCTCGACATTGGTGCTGGGCCCGGCACGGTGCTGTGGGCGGCGTCCGACCTGTGGCCGTCCATCGAGGCAGCGACGCTGTTCGAAGCCAGTGCCGCCGCGCGCAAGGTCGGGCAGATGCTGGCTGGAGAGAACATCGCAGCCGAGATCCGCTGGCTGCAGGGCGACGTGACCGTCGACCTTCCCGACATGGCGGCCGTCGATCTCGTCACCATGGCCTATGTCATGGACGAGGTTGCGCCTGCGGCGCTGCCGAAACTCATCGACCGCCTTTGGCGCCTCACCGCCGACACTTTGCTCATCGTCGAACCGGGAACCCCGGCCGGCTGGCGCCGCATCCTCGATGCAAGAACACAGCTGATCGCAAGCGGAGCACATATCGCGGCGCCCTGCCCGCATGCGGAGCCCTGCCCGCTTGTCGCTCCCGACTGGTGTCACTTTTCCCGGCGCGTGGCGCGCTCACGCCTGCACCGGCTGGCCAAGGAAGCCGAAGTGCCGTGGGAAGACGAGAAATTCATCTACCTCGCCGCATCCCGTACACCCTCAGCTTTGCGCCATTCACGCGTACTGGCACCGCCAAAGGCCGGGTCGGGTAAGGTCTCGCTGAAACTCTGCCAGCCGGATGGCCTCGCATCAGAGCGCTTTTTGACCAAGCGCGACGGCGAAATCTTCAAGGCGGCGCGGCGGGCGGACTGGGGCGACAGCCTCGTTCAGGGCTGACTTCGATTTAACCAGGTTCTTGATATGTTCCGGTTATTCGGCTAGGTTTTGCGTCTTGTCGAGTCAAACAGATTCGGGGCATCGGAATATCGTCCTGTGGACGAAGATGCCTGGCTGTGAATCACGGTAAACATCGTCGACTGATCCGGCACTGATGCAGATAAGTCAGCATCGATCCGCTGCAGTTCTGCTACCGACAGATGGGATCAGGATCGGGGAATCATGGCGGAAGCAGCTCTCAAATTCGGCGCGGCGGAAACGCCGCTTTATCGCGAGGCGCCGAACAACATCGAGGCCGAGCAGGCGCTGCTCGGCGCCATGCTCGTCAACAACGACGCCTTCTACCGCGTCTCTGATTTTCTCAAGTCCGCGCATTTCTACGAGCCACTGCATCGCAAGATCTTCGAGGTCTCGGCGGAACTGATCCGTATGGGCAAGATGGCCAACCCGGTGACCATCAAGACCTTCCTGCCCGCCGACGAGAAGGTCGGCGACATGACCGTGGCGCAATATCTGGCCCGGCTGGCGGCCGAGGCGGTGACGGTCATCAACGCCGCCGACTATGGCCGCGCGATCTACGATCTGGCCACACGGCGCGCGCTGATCACCGTCGGCGAGGACATGGTCAACATCGCCTATGATGCGCCCGTCGACATGTCGCCGTCCGAACAGATCGAGGACGCCGAGCGCCGCCTGTTCGAACTGGCCGAAACCGGCCGCTACGATGGCGGTTTCGAGGCGTTCACAGATGCGGTCAAGACCGCCGTCGACATGGCCAACGCCGCCTATATGCGCGACGGCCACCTGTCCGGCATCTCCACCGGCTTGCGCGATGTCGACCGCAAGCTCGGCGGCCTGCAGTCCTCCGACCTGATCATCCTTGCCGGCCGCCCGGCCATGGGCAAGACATCGCTGGTCACCAACATCGCCTTCAACATCGCCGAAGCCTACCAGCCGGCGCAACAGGCCGACGGCTCGTTCAAGGCCGCCAATGGCGGCGTGGTCGGCTTCTTCTCGCTGGAAATGTCATCCGAGCAACTGGCCACCCGTATCATTTCCGAGCAGACCGAGATTTCGTCATCGAAGATCCGCCGCGGTGAAATCACCGAGGCCGATTTCGAAAAGCTGGTCGCCTGCGCGCAGACCATGCAGAAGATCCCGCTTTTCATCGACGCCACCGGTGGTATCTCGATCGCCCAGCTTGCCGCGCGCGCGCGCCGCCTGAAGCGTCAGCGCGGTCTCGACGTCATCGTCATCGACTACGTCCAGCTGATGCAGGGCTCGGCCAAATCCTCGCAGAACCGCGTGCAGGAAATCACTGAAATCACCACCGGCCTGAAGGCCCTGGCCAAGGAACTCAATGTTCCCATCATCGCACTGTCGCAGCTGTCGCGTCAGGTCGAAAGCCGTGACGACAAGCGCCCGCAGCTGTCGGACCTTCGCGAATCGGGCTCGATCGAGCAGGACGCGGACGTCGTCCTCTTTGTCTATCGCGACGAATATTACCTGCAGAACAAGCAGCCCGAGGAAGGCACGCCGGAATATGAGGACTGGCGGATCAAATTCGAGAAGGTGAAGGGCAAGGCCGAACTCATCATCGCCAAGCAGCGTCACGGCCCGACCGGCACGGTCGACCTCGCATTCGAGGGGCAATACACCCGCTTCTCCGATCTTGCCGAAGAACATCACCTGCCCGAGCGGTTCGAGTAACGCCTTGATTTGCATCCCTGCATCGCAGCGCAACCACGGCCGCGTTCATGG
The genomic region above belongs to Mesorhizobium terrae and contains:
- a CDS encoding DUF4287 domain-containing protein; protein product: MSFQAYLDTIKNKTGQGPEDLMRLADAKGFSEGGKLKASVKAGQIIEWLKADYDLGHGHSMAVYALLTGKRKPGD
- a CDS encoding replicative DNA helicase → MAEAALKFGAAETPLYREAPNNIEAEQALLGAMLVNNDAFYRVSDFLKSAHFYEPLHRKIFEVSAELIRMGKMANPVTIKTFLPADEKVGDMTVAQYLARLAAEAVTVINAADYGRAIYDLATRRALITVGEDMVNIAYDAPVDMSPSEQIEDAERRLFELAETGRYDGGFEAFTDAVKTAVDMANAAYMRDGHLSGISTGLRDVDRKLGGLQSSDLIILAGRPAMGKTSLVTNIAFNIAEAYQPAQQADGSFKAANGGVVGFFSLEMSSEQLATRIISEQTEISSSKIRRGEITEADFEKLVACAQTMQKIPLFIDATGGISIAQLAARARRLKRQRGLDVIVIDYVQLMQGSAKSSQNRVQEITEITTGLKALAKELNVPIIALSQLSRQVESRDDKRPQLSDLRESGSIEQDADVVLFVYRDEYYLQNKQPEEGTPEYEDWRIKFEKVKGKAELIIAKQRHGPTGTVDLAFEGQYTRFSDLAEEHHLPERFE
- the rpsF gene encoding 30S ribosomal protein S6 is translated as MALYEHVFLARQDLSQQQVDELVERFKGVITAGGGSIGRVENWGLKSLTYRVKKNRKAYYTLMDLTCPPAALNEMERQMGLSEDVLRFLTIKVEKHEEGVSAMMQKREERPERGGFGDRDRGDRGPRSFGDRDRGDRGPRSFGDREDRGPRPQRSFEGGAE
- a CDS encoding DUF6875 domain-containing protein encodes the protein MLGWVESYLMRDHPDLGRTGAVCPFTRQAAKIDTVRLAISSADAANEEEAFALIRRAFSELEKIPCKAGMKHFRTVIVGFPNCSDDEGVAMLQRVQARHKFYSLSRFRMIGFMHAGNEAPGLWNPAFRPLRAPLPVLAIRHLVEQDAPFAARHPLLLAPFLIKFRFDGAKRILAYWRAQKT
- the rplI gene encoding 50S ribosomal protein L9, whose product is MEVILLERISRLGQMGDTVKVKDGFARNFLLPKGKALRANEANKKKFEGQRAQLEARNLERKAEAQQVADKLDGKSFIIVRSAGETGQLYGSVSTRDIADLLTAEGFTVARNQIELNHPIKTIGLTNVAIALHPEVEVTVTLNIARTSEEAERQAKGEMLTTAEAIYGDDINENARPDSFFDPNAEFEGEEEA
- a CDS encoding SAM-dependent methyltransferase, coding for MNVFLERIAQRIVRRGNLAITGPNGGTRTFGDGTGPKVHMVIHTRRAERAITLHPSLAIPEAFMEEELDFVEGDVLSFLQLVYQNTGLSWAESTWGKLLNSARLTIRPLQQLNNAYRSRKNVAHHYDLSGDLYKLFLDKDMQYSCAYFERPDMTLEEAQLAKKRHIAAKLKVRPEQTVLDIGSGWGGLGLYIAEAFGADVLGVTLSTEQHQVSTDRAHAEGMDRQVHFELRDYRDLSERFDRIVSVGMFEHVGINHYKTFFDKSAKLLKPDGVMLLHTIGRTGPATTTNAFIRKHIFPGGYIPALSEMMPHIERSGLAVTDVEILRLHYADTLKHWRERFLANRDKVKAIYDERFCRMWEFYLSGSEASFRWQDLVVFQIQLTHKNDVLPVTRDYIGKCEKALEVRDAPQKPLFAKPARRRRVKE
- a CDS encoding NUDIX hydrolase, producing MRGMTKAEVDKAERNDVALGEGPKRPRDAATLILLDRKGNDFHVLMGRRHAGHAFMPGKFVFPGGRTDPADSRVPVATQLHPQEQAKLTAGAGRTGPVRARAIALSAIRETYEEAGLLIGRKGALTTGKRDWQGFVEHGVQPSLEAVRFIARAITPPGRVRRFDTRFLAAWRDDVAVALPDGGPTNELEELVWLPVGEAKQADIPTITRTILEELEKRLRDDPLLRPGGAVPFYRMLHNRFVREVL
- a CDS encoding class I SAM-dependent methyltransferase, producing MSRKDHDHWSEVAAEWIEWARAPNHDAFWAYRPALREFVGQGTGEALEVGCGEGRVSRLLKECGHRVTATDPVAAFVAAARGADSADRYEVAPANALPFEAASFDLVMAYNVLMDVEDVPAAVTEMRRVLRPSGTLFVSIVHPFADRGRFDRERPGMPFVVDGTYFGREHFEGAEERDGLRMRFAGWSQPLQNYMAALEEAGLAITALREPVPDTGSQWAGLQNWVRMPLFLWLKARPLP
- a CDS encoding YnfA family protein; amino-acid sequence: MGIVLFVAAAVAEIAGCFSFWAWWRLEKSPLWLVPGVISLMAFAWLLALAPTDAAGRAYAAYGGIYIAASLLWLWLVEGVRPDRWDIVGAAICIAGASLILLAPRSA
- a CDS encoding GNAT family N-acetyltransferase, encoding MVDTVEGFQSLQDDWNALAQRSAAPHQLFQDFGFLRHWVSHYLGARHRLQIIVAYRGTNIVAILPLVRQRWLGLDTLRFMGIPVARFSDLLIDADAGEPVVQALRAKIGALRADIIDAPLVRQDSAFVRVGFDQDAAVLSRLDAPFCVLADRIGDDGPGPAYSAKIRSNYRRRVRNLAGPGELLMRQYQAGPEAAGLAHAAVVMKKAWLEREKIGAPTLFDPRFEAFFARMAGDQEALASINVSTLERDERPIGIDLSFDHKGHCFGHVIATDACAEKDGAGSVLVHHVFATAKARGNTVFELLTPASEHKMRHADGVTKVRDLVIPLSVKGRIACQALLVHGLPAAKSLLRRFPASLTRAIASRTGY
- the rpsR gene encoding 30S ribosomal protein S18, producing the protein MVDINQIPTRRPFHRRRKTCPFSGANAPKIDYKDVRLLQRYISERGKIVPSRITAVSQKKQRELAQAIKRARFLGLLPYVVR
- a CDS encoding small ribosomal subunit Rsm22 family protein encodes the protein MELPAQLKQAVERLLDGLPLNTLKQASRTLSDRYRAEVRDGRLHMGDDIAAKAYLATRLPATYAAVRASLEATSEALPNLAPRTLLDIGAGPGTVLWAASDLWPSIEAATLFEASAAARKVGQMLAGENIAAEIRWLQGDVTVDLPDMAAVDLVTMAYVMDEVAPAALPKLIDRLWRLTADTLLIVEPGTPAGWRRILDARTQLIASGAHIAAPCPHAEPCPLVAPDWCHFSRRVARSRLHRLAKEAEVPWEDEKFIYLAASRTPSALRHSRVLAPPKAGSGKVSLKLCQPDGLASERFLTKRDGEIFKAARRADWGDSLVQG
- a CDS encoding MFS transporter, with product MTVETKSQDEESVHWLPMIAAISSISVVGIAIGLGMPLLSVILESRGHSASMIGLNTAVAGLASIAGAPLATPIATRLGVAWTMLIMIAAGALAFVGFHFATAFWMWFPLRVVLHIALTVLFILSEFWISTSAPPKRRGLVLGIYATVLSLGFAAGPWLFSRIGSSGFLPFGVIVVLVMIAAIPVLAARKESPPIRAEGEETSGFLQYIWLVPTATAAVLVFGAVETGGFALFPVYGNRIGYSEADAALLLTMIGLGNVLLQIPLGMISDRVGDRRYLLLICAAVGLLGTLVMPHLAQNWYLMAALLFVWGGVVAALYTVGLAHLGSQLSGHELASANAAFVLCYGVGMVLGPQAIGIGMDAFGPSGFGGALSLFFAAYMVLAIGRLAFRRGPG